The sequence below is a genomic window from Bombus fervidus isolate BK054 chromosome 2, iyBomFerv1, whole genome shotgun sequence.
AACCAGGTATTGTTCCATCTTCAAATGCTGGTTTTGCAACTGGTTCAAAGCCACCAGCTAATAAACTTCCattattttctcgaaaataaatatatccatCCAAATCCCTTATAACAGGGGTCATAGGATCTAAACCATTAATTGATTTTGTATGCAAATAATAATGTTCTACAGGATGGAGCGGcacctaaaaataaaatatatttaattcagattatttacaaaaattatatttctttcttatatactaataacaataaaagaaatatttaacctTTACATATGGCTCGCTTAATTTTCCTACATTACGTGCCCAAAATCCAGCACAATTGACAAAATGTTCGCATTCAATAGTACCATGTGTTGTTTCTACAGCTGCAATTCTACCATTTTGtgtaataattttagtaaCTTTACAGTTTTCAAACACTTTAACACCTAAAAGTATTAGGAgttaaatgtattttacaatctcattataatatgaaattaaatacatattcttATATCCTTTTTTACTTTCATGAAAAACTGTAAACAcctttctttcttgcctcTCCTATTAATGTTAAACAAATTTGATATGGATCTCCCACTCCATCCCCTGGGATCCATAATCCACCAACTAAATCATCTACTCGTAATAATGGACATATTTCTTGTACTTGCTTTGGTGTAATCAAATGACATTCAATATTGCGGgaactaaaaatattcatagaatgatctacatttaattaattttatatattattacaattagtAATTGACTCACATAGACTGTGCTTTCATTCGTCTAAATACAGTCATACGATCTCTTGTGCGTGCTAAAGAAAGACTACCACATTGTTTCCATCCTGTTGATAAGCCTTCTTTTTCCAATGCTTTATATAATGCTATAGTATTCTGAGCAAGCTTAACTTGTGCCAAACTTGGTTTAAAAGCTCCTACTAATCCTGATGTATGCCAGGTTGTTCCACCTCCTAatctaaatttaatcaaagtaaataatgaaaatacattttcatccAGTCCAAAATGGACTTACAAAATCTGCCATTTCATACCTGCCGCTTTCTACGATAACAGTTTGAGATCCTAATCCCATAAGTGAAAGATGATAAGCAACTGCACCACCCATAACACCACCTCCACATATAACAACTTTTGTTTCCTTAGGAAGTGGGTCATCAACATCTTCATTTGTTTCTATAGTAGTTTTTGAACTACTATGTCTTATTCTTTTGTTGTAGTTGTAAAAAGCAAAATTATTCCACTTTGTcacaaatttattacaaatcaaTTTAGAATGATGCCACATTGTCATATTGTATATAGATAGaactttaatatcttttactaattttcacgtaaaaacataaatatacatgtatgtttATAGATCATCACGTTTCTTTTAAGGTTAGATTGTTATAGAATGCGAGACTGCTCTCTGAACTATCGTTTCATTAATTGTCTTCAAACACTATCAACTAAAATACGTTTAGTCTTTAATAAATGTCATGTTCCTGTAAATTTTTATGGTCACTTAGATAACATCGGTTTGAAAAAAGATAAGTAGTTATAaccaatttatattaaataaatgtaaaacattgaattataattttgattgttatataataatacagttttaaaaatataaaaaaaattgttaactaGTAGAAGTTAACGAAAATATGTAAAGGCAGGTGAAAATTACTTAGgacattaaattttattcattttatttatagtattataatcttattaatatagaatacattgctaaatattttatataaaagcaTATATATTACACTAAAGTAATATCAAAAATACAGATTAGTTAGTCAGATATGCttatttttacgattattgttatttataactATATTTTATGACTACACTTATTTTTTATGACTATTGTAAGAATTAGTCTcttctataaatatacaagtaaaaattactatcttatacaaaaataaatttttgagaTTTGCTAttagtataaattatttataaaatatctatattaatttgtatttatatatatatatatataggtactccattgaaaatgagaaatgggcattaattacataatttatgGAATATCaactttattttacattaacattattaattgatcttatttttaaaatgtaacttttctgttatatgttacaaagtatttatttctatttgaaaacatataaatttttataagtgATAAAAAGACAGCAGTGCACATTATTTCCAAAAAATAGTTATTTTCAATAGTATATtgttattcatatatatattaaatgagACTTCATAAAAACAGACACAGATTGTATAAGTTTGTCTTctttaacaatttaaaaaaatagatttttaacaATACTTGCAATAACAACTGCTGTCAGTTAATGCAAGTTCAGTAAAGAAATattgtgtataatatttatatatccaACAAAAATATCAGATAGTGCTAAAAATACCTTGAATATTACCTTatctagaaataattttatatacatgttacatatgaaaatttatattgtgtACTATttgttgtaaataaaattatcaatgaACCTTGTTTTCATTTGTACATTCTGCTCaactattttatacttttataatgaaaaagttttcaaatataacaaataaattgaattttaggaactttttcatttaatatttaaatccaCGAATGTTTTTAATGATCCCTTTTATGAAAGTAAATatcaaatacttttttttatataattatgtgcAATCTTGCATTGTGCATCGTATATACCAAACTTTcatgtgaaaaatatttgaagctAATTGTTTATGTACCAAACATTGCAGATATTTGTTGAAGATAAAAACTAAAACTTAttcattatatatgtatatatatgatgCAACTTTCAAATGGCTTTAAAGTGAAATGCAATAGATACTAGTATTGTGTTATCTTATCTCCTATAACGTCCCAGATAAGCTTTACAGTTAGGGCAACTATGATGAATATCCATACATTCATCAATACAGCATGGAATCAAACAGCATCCCAACCAACATCTGTTGaagataatatacaaaatagtaatataataaattattcaagagaTACTGAATTGGTAATTGAATtggtaattttgtaaataccCCATTAATGCAATTACAACCCCAGATATATAGGCAATCATGCCAGGTTCTGTCTTTATTGTAGTATCTATTTCTGCATGGCAATGTGGACAAATTGTATGTGTTGATCCTGGCCCCGGTAGAACAATTGTTGTTACTATAGTTGGTCCAGTTGTGtctataaagaaataataaattttttaaatttattttcttaattaattagttaaaTTGTAGAGTTcgctataataaaataagaatgaGACATACAAGTTTCTGCAGATGTGAAAGGGCTAGCAGGTAGAACACCACCCATTGTTTGTGAATAATCAGGCGGTGTATGTGGAGGTGATTCATAAGGTGGTGGTGGTCCAGTATTATACATGATGtcttatttataaatagtCTATCTATAATTAAACACAATTATGTAACTATGTATAAATGAATAACAATAGTATTAATCCATATTTCTAATCATACTTAGAtgcaaataattcaaaatttgtattgtattttaacaagctgtaaataagaataattgtatataatatatgttatattatatctaatatgacatatttttgaaaatcacttaaaatattaaattatagaaatatcatCGCATAATCAAGTATCCAATTAATAACAGAACaatttttaccttataaaattgtcaaaaattattaaatgtacaatttaaatactacattaagttacaaattataattatacattaagAGAAATATCAATGATAATCATATcttaaatatcaattaattgaTTGCGAATAATGACAGGCTGACATTCCACTTTATTTGAGTTAATGTATGATAAGTTGCGATAATCTTTTGTTAATGTTTGTCTAATTACAAAGTACACCATAGTTTTTCCTACCTCAgtaaaacaattataaattaaacactaattatttaaacaatgtatgagtaatttctaaatatagtCCAtgtgtataattttaataggtTTGAAGTGTAAACACGAAAAACGTAACAAATATTCTTatgcacatacatatatagatgGCAGGATAGGAGTTTCATGAACATtccattgaaattaatatctttgctAATATcgattattcaaaatttttcaattcaaatattgttttttaatctttcttttatctaaattaatttaataaataatgaataaggAATTTTTTACATATGTAAACGTTGTACATATGAAGGTGCTAATAATTTCTTCTACACAtgtcttatatattttttccattggTTGAATGCTTAATGTAAGTAAAGCAAACCGTACTACGTTCAACACAATGCGGTACATGCAATGTGGATAAGTCTTGAGAAATCAATATCATTTTATAGTGCATATCTATGTATACCTACATCATAGATCAGAGCGTGGTATTTAATCTTATTTGACACAATAAACAATCATTCGCTCAGTGTAAAGAACAGATGTTAGGTGGTTTTATGCATCATCAATTCTTAATTAtctaatttaaatgaaaaatactttGAAGCATTAAAAGGTTATAGAAGAAcataaattcttaaattatatattttttcttattgaatttttttatattaagtatttgttatttgtaacAATACTCATAtctcattttatataatataatgtttttaaatattttttaactttttatttttttagtttttgtaAAAATGGAGATATTGATCAGGTAatagtttaattatttgtaatcaAG
It includes:
- the LOC139997849 gene encoding LITAF domain-containing protein codes for the protein MYNTGPPPPYESPPHTPPDYSQTMGGVLPASPFTSAETYTTGPTIVTTIVLPGPGSTHTICPHCHAEIDTTIKTEPGMIAYISGVVIALMGCWLGCCLIPCCIDECMDIHHSCPNCKAYLGRYRR